In Spirochaetota bacterium, the genomic stretch TCTCGTTCGGCCAGAACGGGAGCGAGATCACCATGGTGAAATATTTCCAGGAACACAGGCATTCGGCGTGAAAGAATACAGGAATCCGGTTCCCACTGTTGATATAATTATCGAGCTGGAGGACGATGCGGCGCACGGGCCGGGGGCGGATACACGGATAGTTCTGATTTACAGGAAAAACCCGCCCCACGGGTGGGCGCTCCCGGGAGGATTCGTGGATTACGGGGAGTCCCTGGAAGCGGCGGCGATACGCGAGGCCCTGGAGGAAACCTCGCTGCAGGTAACCCTCCGGAGACAGTTTCACACCTATTCCGACCCGCAGAGGGACCCGCGCCTGCACACCATCAGCACGGTGTTCATCGCCCGGGCCACGGGAATCCCGGTCGGTGCGGACGATGCGAGCCGCGCGGAGGCATTCGGTCTGTCGGCGCTGCCGGCGGACATGGCCTTCGATCACGCGTCGATCCTGGAGGATTACAGGAATTCCCGGTACTGACACGCATCCTCACCATTGACGGAGGAACCATGGAGCCTTCCAATCTTTTGCTCAAGCTCACCAAGCTGGCGCTGGATGCGATAATCAAGTTTTCCAAGGCGGACATCCGCGTCCACGATGCCGAGAGAATTCCAGAGCAGCCGTGCATTTTCGTGATAAACCATTTCACCCGCCTTGAAACCTTCGTGATGCCCTACATGCTGCATAAGCTTACCGGCAAGAACACGCTCTCGATGGCGCACCACAGCTTTTTTTCCGGCGCATTCGGAACCTATATGACCAAACTGGGCGCCATCTCCACCAAGGACCCGGAACGCGACCGGAAAATCATAGGCGCGCTGCTGCGGGGCGATTACTCGGTCATGGTCTTTCCCGAGGGCCAGATGGTAAAGGACAAGAAGCTCGTCGAGAAGGGAAAATACATGATTTACAACACGGGCATCCGGCGCCCGCCCCATACGGGTTCCGGTATTCTCGCGCTCAGGGCGGAATTTTACCGGGCGAAAATGGCCCATCTTTTGAAAAACGGCAATCAGCGGGAGCTGCAGGAGTATATCGGACACTTTGAACTCGGTTCCGCGGGGGAGGTGGAGCGAATCACGGGATTGGAGACGTGCATCGTCCCCGTCAATATTACCTATTTTCCCATACGCGCGAGGAACAACGCGATCAACCGCCTTGCGAACTATTTCGTGCACACGCTCCCGGAGAGGATCGAGGAGGAATTGGAAGTCGAGGGCACCATGATTACCGAGGGCGTCGATATCGACATCAATTTTGGCGCGCCCATTTACATGAAGGAATACCTCTCCTCGGGGGCTACCCGGCGGGCGATCGGGAACGAAAAGCTCTATCTCTCCGCGATCGAAATCAAGGGCGACCTCCACTTCAGCAGGGAGGCACTGGACCTGATGTACCGATATATGTACGCAATCTACGGTATGACCACGGTGAACCACGATCATATCTTCGCCTACATCCTTGAGCGATATCGGCGCCGGAAGATCCGCGTGGACGATTTCAAGAACAGGGCGTACCTTGCGATCGATCGCATACAGTCCGTCACGATGCAATCACACCACACCACCCTGAAAATGAGGCAGAACTACCTTCTCACTGACGACCTGCACGCGCGCTTCGTGAGCTTCATGGACGCCGCAAAGTCCGACGGCCTGATCTCTGAGGAACAGGGCTTTATCTATAAAAACCGGGATCGGTTTTCGAAGCTCTACGAATTCCACGATATCCGCAAGGATAACATCGTCGAGGTGCTGCGCAATGAGATAGAGCCCCTCGATCAAGTCGTCCGCAACCTGAACGCGGTAATGCGCGCCCCGGCGTGCATCCTCAGGAGGAGGATACGGAAGATGTACCGCGCGCTCGATCTGGAATATTTCGAACAGGATTACCAGAAATACTTCATTGAAGGGGAAAGCAAACCGCGGAATATAGGAAGGCCCTTCTTCCTGAAGCGTTTTTTTTCCAGTAAGGGCGTCCTCCTGGTACACGGGTACATGGCGGCGCCCGAGGAGATGCGCGCGCTGGGTGAATTTCTGTATCGCAGGGGTTTCACGGTGTACGGGGTGCGCATGCGCGGTCATGGCACCGCGCCGGAGGATCTGCAGGAGCGTACATGGGAGGAATGGTACGAATCGGTCAATCGGGGATATGTCGTGCTCAAGAACACCGTAAAAAGGATGGCCGTCGTCGGTTTTTCCACCGGTGCGGGGCTTGCCCTCCTCCAGGCCGTGAATAAGAGTGACCGATTCGCGGGGATGGTTTCGATCAATGCCCCCCTGAGGATCAATAATATCGGATCGCGGATGGCGTCCACGATCGTCCACTGGAACAATTTCATGGACAGGCTCAGCGTGAAGAAGGGGAAACTGGAATTCGTCGCCAATACGCCTGAAAACCAGCATATCAACTATTTCAGGAATCCGGTGCGCGGGGTGGCCCAGCTTGAAAAATTTATGCGGGTGGTCGACCAGAACCTGCCGGAGCTTTGCGTCCCCGCGCTCATCATCCAGGGATCGAACGACCCGGTCGTCAATCCCGTAAGCGGACCGGAAATATTCGACCGGATCGGGTGCAGGAACAAGGAACTATGCAGGCTATTCGCGGATCGTCACGGCATCGTGAACGGCGAGGGATCGCACCGGGTATTCATGAGGGTACTTCGGTTTCTGGACGACGTGATGTAAACGATCAGAATTTCGACGTAACGCCCAGGCCCGTATCGATGAAGCGTGTGGGCGCCTTGACATCCAGCGAAAAATTATTCTCCTGGACGCGGAACGATCCCTCAACGTCGGCATAAAAGACCGTCATGGTCAGGCAGGTTTTTTCATCAAGGGCATAATGGGCGCCAAAGGTAGCGTAAAGTATATCGACCTTGCTCTGGGATCGGGAACTGTTTGAATTTTCGCTCCCGGTCCTCGATGACATTTCCGATGTCGAATAACCCACTCCAAGCGTGAACGCGAGCTGCTGCATGACATTGAGCTCGACACCACCTTTGACATCGATTTTCGACTGCATTTTTGTATAAGTCTTTTTAAGCTGTATTTCGACGATGTCGGTATCGCTGGTGCTTTCCTGGTCATCAAGGGCCTTCGAGGGATACGCATTTTCGAGGGTATAGACGCTTTCGAACGCGCAGGCGAACAGCGGGGTGAAGCGCTTGTAGCCCCCCACCGCGATGCTGGCCGGGTCGCTGTAGCGCATGCGCTTTTTCGAGGTGACGGATTTGGAATATTTCAATAGTCCCGCCTGTCCCATACCGCTGATCGTATCGTCCAGGTCTTCGAACGTTAGGTCCATCGTTTCATAATAAAGCTCTGCATTTCCCGTCCGGATAAGTATCCCCGCCTGGCTGTCAGGGGTGGAAAAGAGGTATCCGAATCCCGCACCGACCGAAATTGCTGTGGCCGATTTCTCTTTCGTCAGTGTTTGTGTATGCGTTATGGGAGGGCCGTTGAAAAAGAATTTTTCCACGGTATCCGTTGTTTTAATATTGTATGCGGTTCCAACTTGAAAACCGATAGAGCTCGAGTCGCCAACTGGAAAGGCAAGCGAAAAGACAAGAGAGGGATTAAGTTCGACCTCATCCTCGGTGGATCGAAGTTCCCCGGACGGGGTGAAAATTTTTTGTTCCACTTTCGATGCATTATACAGATCGCCGCCCGCCTCCCCAATGGCGAAACCCATGATCGTGGAACCGGAGGAATAGGAATAGGCAGTGATCGCGCCAAAGGTCAAGGTTTCGGGGTCCGAGCGTTCAATCGATTGCGTATTTTCGCCAAGGGAAAAATCGGAGTAGAAATAGGGTCGATATTTTGCATAAGCCCCGAACGAGTGGGGAGATTTCTGGGTGACCAGGAGCGCGGGATTGCGCGCGGCGTCGAACGCGCCGTCCGAGACCACCGTGGTAATTCCTCCCATCGAGGTGCCCTTTATCTGCGCCGGAAGCGCGCCGGCAAAGGCCAGGAAAATAAATGTTGCGAGGAGGGGAGCGATAATCGTTCGCATGCCGGTCACTCGTAGAGGAAAGAAATATCGGAACCATCCTTTATCTGTAAAAGGGCGATCGGGATGATCCGGGATTCGTAGAGATTGATGGAGTCCATCACGCGGACCGAGAACTCCACCTCCTTTGGGTTGAATTTCGGGTGTTTGAATACCGTTTTCAACGCAAGCTCCTTTTTGTTTTCGAGCTCCTCCTCGGGAAGAACGGGCCAGAAATGATAATAACCTTTCGTTGATTTTTTAGTGGTGAACGGGTTTTTCCACCCGTCGTCGATCATGGCGACGGGCTTGTTGTCGTAGATGAGCGTGATCTCGACTTCCGGAATAATCGAAAAAGTGGTTTCCTCGAGCACCTCGCCCATCAGATGGGGGAGAAACCGGTTTTTCCTGATAATCTCGTCATAATTGGAATGGGCGATGGTGCTCCGCCTGTTTTTTATATTTTCAATCGCCTCGTGGATGAGGAAAAGGATGTCGGTGCGCTGCTGGAAATGGAACCGGCTGTCCATTTTTCCGTGTATGATGCCGCGCTCGCTCGTGATATAGCGCGGGGGCACGCGGTTCAGGGCATAGGCGATGATGTCCTGCTCGTAGATCTCCGACCGGGGTATGCTCGAATCCTTTTTTAATACTTCCTTGACCATGTTGGTGACGATGTCTTCCATCAGATTTTTGATTATCATGATCCCAGGCTCCTTTTTGTATTTTTCCCGAACGCGAGCGCTATTACATCACTGATATCCCCTACCAAGTGAAATTTCAAGCCTTTCTTGACGTAGCCCGGTATTTCGGCAAGATCCTTTGCGTTCTGTGAGGGGACAATGATTTCTTTCAACCCCGCCCTCCGGGCGGCGATGACCTTTTCTTTTACCCCGCCCACGGGAAAGACCTTACCGCTCAGCGTCAGCTCGCCCGTCATCGCGAGCCTTGGCTTGATGACCCGGCCGGAAATGAGGGAGTACAATGCGCATGCCATCGTGATTCCCGCCGAGGGGCCGTCCTTGGGGGTTGCCCCCGCCGGGATATGAAGGTGAAGCGTGTGTGACTGGAAGATCTTTTTCGCATTCTCATCGCCCTTCAATAAATGCTGCACATAAGTATAGGCGATATTCGCCGATTCGCTCATCACCTCTCCCAGTTGCCCGGTGAGTTTGAGCGCGCCCCCCTTCGTGTTTTCGGTTGCAAGCGCCTCGATGAGGAGCGTTGCGCCCCCGTAGCTCGTCCAGGCGAGCCCCACCACGATGCCCGGCTTCACTACATGGGTCAATTCGTCGTCGATAAACGTTTCCGGACCCAGGTATTCCCGGATCGTATCGTTGTTCATCGCCTTGTGCTTGAATGAGGGATCACGGGCGACCAGGGACGCGAGCTTGCGGCAGATGCGTTCGATGTTCCTCTCGAGGGTGCGCACCCCGGCCTCCCGCGACCACCCGTTGATGATGTAGATGAGCCCCCTCTTGTCGATCTGAAGCGCGGGACGGGGAAGGCCGTGCCGCTGGGCCTGCTTGGGGATGAGATAGCGCCGTGCGATTTCGTATTTCTCCTCGGTGATATACCCGGAAAGACGGATGATCTCCATACGGTCCGCGAGCACCGGCGGAATGGTGTCGAGCGTATTCGCGGTGGTGATGAAGAATACGTCGGACAGGTCGAAGGGAACGTCTAAATAGTGGTCGCGAAATTCCGCGTTCTGTTCGGGATCAAGAACCTCGAGCAGCGCGGACGCGGGATCCCCCTGGAAGCTCACACCGAGCTTGTCGATTTCATCCAGCATGAATACGGGGTTCCGCGACTTGCAGATTTTGATCCCCTGTATAATCTTGCCCGGCATCGCGCCAATATAGGTGCGTCTGTGGCCTTTGATCTCCGCCTCGTCGCGCATCCCGCCCAGAGACATCCGGAAAAATTTCTTGTTGAGCGCCTTGGCGATCGATTGGCCCATCGAGGTTTTCCCCACGCCGGGCGGCCCGATAAGGCAAATGATGGAGCCGCGCGCATCCGGCTTGAGCTTGCGGACCGCGAGAAATTCGAGGATGCGCTTCTTGACGTCGTCGAGCGCGTAATGATCCTTATTGAGTATCTTTTCGGCGCGGAGGATATCCAGGCTGTCATCGGTCTTGTGGCGCCACGGAAGCGCGAGCAGCGTATCGAGGTAATTCCTGGTGATCGAGTACTCGGACGTATTCACATCCATGAGGGTTAGTTTCTCGATCTCTTCCTCCGCTTTTTCCTTCGCCTCTCCCGTAAGTACGAGGTCGGCGAGCTTCTTGCGCATGTCCCTGATTTCCCGGGTGCGCTCGTCCTCCTCCATGCCCAGCTCGCTCTTGATCGCCTTGAGCTGCTCGCGCAGGTAGTACTCGCGCTGCTGCTTGTCGATCTTGTCGTTGATCTGTGTCTGGATTTTTTTCTGGATCGAGAGCACCTCGAGTTCCTTCTGTAACAGGCGAAGTACCTTCTCGAGCCGCTTCTTCACGTTCACGGTTTCCAGGATGTCCTGGTATTCGCTCTTCTCGAGGTTGAGGATGGAGGTCACGAAATCCG encodes the following:
- a CDS encoding NUDIX hydrolase, with amino-acid sequence MKEYRNPVPTVDIIIELEDDAAHGPGADTRIVLIYRKNPPHGWALPGGFVDYGESLEAAAIREALEETSLQVTLRRQFHTYSDPQRDPRLHTISTVFIARATGIPVGADDASRAEAFGLSALPADMAFDHASILEDYRNSRY
- a CDS encoding alpha/beta fold hydrolase — translated: MEPSNLLLKLTKLALDAIIKFSKADIRVHDAERIPEQPCIFVINHFTRLETFVMPYMLHKLTGKNTLSMAHHSFFSGAFGTYMTKLGAISTKDPERDRKIIGALLRGDYSVMVFPEGQMVKDKKLVEKGKYMIYNTGIRRPPHTGSGILALRAEFYRAKMAHLLKNGNQRELQEYIGHFELGSAGEVERITGLETCIVPVNITYFPIRARNNAINRLANYFVHTLPERIEEELEVEGTMITEGVDIDINFGAPIYMKEYLSSGATRRAIGNEKLYLSAIEIKGDLHFSREALDLMYRYMYAIYGMTTVNHDHIFAYILERYRRRKIRVDDFKNRAYLAIDRIQSVTMQSHHTTLKMRQNYLLTDDLHARFVSFMDAAKSDGLISEEQGFIYKNRDRFSKLYEFHDIRKDNIVEVLRNEIEPLDQVVRNLNAVMRAPACILRRRIRKMYRALDLEYFEQDYQKYFIEGESKPRNIGRPFFLKRFFSSKGVLLVHGYMAAPEEMRALGEFLYRRGFTVYGVRMRGHGTAPEDLQERTWEEWYESVNRGYVVLKNTVKRMAVVGFSTGAGLALLQAVNKSDRFAGMVSINAPLRINNIGSRMASTIVHWNNFMDRLSVKKGKLEFVANTPENQHINYFRNPVRGVAQLEKFMRVVDQNLPELCVPALIIQGSNDPVVNPVSGPEIFDRIGCRNKELCRLFADRHGIVNGEGSHRVFMRVLRFLDDVM
- the lon gene encoding endopeptidase La, producing the protein MDDKDIQIDTQLFESDLIAIDQILPAQIYIIPIRYRPIFPGIVTPLIISEGRFTDAIEKVLNTTRTIGLVLLKDDNVEDIVPRELYTYGTAAKILKKINLPDGGINVLINSIKRFTIKKIISEKPHIIAEVEYLDDEQVKKNMELKALTRAVLSQLKMLSENNPLFTEEMKLTMVNVDEPGKIADFVTSILNLEKSEYQDILETVNVKKRLEKVLRLLQKELEVLSIQKKIQTQINDKIDKQQREYYLREQLKAIKSELGMEEDERTREIRDMRKKLADLVLTGEAKEKAEEEIEKLTLMDVNTSEYSITRNYLDTLLALPWRHKTDDSLDILRAEKILNKDHYALDDVKKRILEFLAVRKLKPDARGSIICLIGPPGVGKTSMGQSIAKALNKKFFRMSLGGMRDEAEIKGHRRTYIGAMPGKIIQGIKICKSRNPVFMLDEIDKLGVSFQGDPASALLEVLDPEQNAEFRDHYLDVPFDLSDVFFITTANTLDTIPPVLADRMEIIRLSGYITEEKYEIARRYLIPKQAQRHGLPRPALQIDKRGLIYIINGWSREAGVRTLERNIERICRKLASLVARDPSFKHKAMNNDTIREYLGPETFIDDELTHVVKPGIVVGLAWTSYGGATLLIEALATENTKGGALKLTGQLGEVMSESANIAYTYVQHLLKGDENAKKIFQSHTLHLHIPAGATPKDGPSAGITMACALYSLISGRVIKPRLAMTGELTLSGKVFPVGGVKEKVIAARRAGLKEIIVPSQNAKDLAEIPGYVKKGLKFHLVGDISDVIALAFGKNTKRSLGS